The Arvicola amphibius chromosome 5, mArvAmp1.2, whole genome shotgun sequence genome contains the following window.
GCGCCTTTCCCATCTCCCATATCCGTTATTGGGTCTTCCAGATCATAATGGTGTGCACCCCCAGTCTCTGCTTCATCACCTATTCCGTGCATCAATCGGCCAAGCAGAGAGAACGACGGTACTCTACTGTCTTCCTAGCCCTGGACAGAGACCCCACTGAGTCTATAGGGGGACCTGGAGGAACTGGGGTTGGGGGCAGTGGTGGGAGCAAGCGAGAAGATAAGAAGTTGCAAAATGCCATTGTGAATGGGGTGCTGCAGAACACAGAGAACACCAGCAAGGAGACAGAACCAGATTGCTTAGAGGTTAAAGAGCTGACTCCACACCCGTCAGGGCTGCGCACAGCAGCAAGGTCCAAGCTCCGAAGACAGGAAGGTATCTCCCGCTTCTACATCATCCAAGTGGTATTCCGAAATGCTCTGGAGATTGGGTTTCTGGTGGGCCAATACTTTCTTTATGGCTTCAGTGTACCAGGGTTGTATGAGTGTAACAGATACCCCTGCATCAAGGAGGTGGAATGTTATGTGTCTAGACCTACTGAGAAGACAGTCTTTCTGGTGTTCATGTTTGCTGTGAGCGGCATTTGTGTGGTGCTCAATCTGGCTGAACTTAACCATCTGGGATGGCGCAAGATCAAACTGGCTGTCCGGGGGGCCCAGGCCAAGAGAAAGTCAGTCTATGAGATACGTAACAAAGACCTGCCTCGAGTCAGTGTTCCCAATTTCGGCAGGACTCAGTCCAGTGATTCTGCCTATGTGTGAAAAGGCAGGTTTGGCAAAGGC
Protein-coding sequences here:
- the Gjd2 gene encoding gap junction delta-2 protein encodes the protein MGEWTILERLLEAAVQQHSTMIGRILLTVVVIFRILIVAIVGETVYDDEQTMFVCNTLQPGCNQACYDRAFPISHIRYWVFQIIMVCTPSLCFITYSVHQSAKQRERRYSTVFLALDRDPTESIGGPGGTGVGGSGGSKREDKKLQNAIVNGVLQNTENTSKETEPDCLEVKELTPHPSGLRTAARSKLRRQEGISRFYIIQVVFRNALEIGFLVGQYFLYGFSVPGLYECNRYPCIKEVECYVSRPTEKTVFLVFMFAVSGICVVLNLAELNHLGWRKIKLAVRGAQAKRKSVYEIRNKDLPRVSVPNFGRTQSSDSAYV